A stretch of Anaeromyxobacter dehalogenans 2CP-1 DNA encodes these proteins:
- a CDS encoding sigma-54-dependent transcriptional regulator: MAKILVVDDEQSMREFLEILLRKQGHEVVAAATLGAALACAAEGDLDLVLSDLRLGAESGIQLLEAVKREAPGTEVIILTAFATTENAIQAMKLGAYDYVLKPFKVEELKLVIEKALEHRGLVAENRVLRHRVGRRGDDGQDAELIGRSPAIEEVRALVEKLARTRTTVLISGESGTGKEVVARTIHARAGHRQPFVAINCGAIPEGLIESELFGHEKGSFTGATEAKAGLFEVAGAGTLFLDEVGELPPPVQVKLLRALQERKLRRVGGSADLGFSARIVAATNRDLAEEVRTGRFREDLYYRLNVIQLRMPALRERREDLPLFVEHFLARFAEEQGRARPALSPEAERLLLAHGYPGNVRELANVVERALTLCDGGRILPGDLPHALRGAAAPAPAAGAAPALPDAGIDLQAHLDAIERALLEQALERTGGVKTEAARVLSLSFRSLRYRLAKFGIAGR; this comes from the coding sequence ATGGCGAAGATCCTGGTGGTCGACGACGAGCAGTCGATGCGCGAGTTCCTCGAGATCCTGCTGCGCAAGCAGGGCCACGAGGTGGTCGCGGCCGCGACCCTCGGAGCCGCGCTCGCGTGCGCCGCGGAGGGCGATCTCGACCTCGTCCTCTCCGACCTGCGCCTGGGGGCGGAGAGCGGGATCCAGCTGCTCGAGGCGGTCAAGCGCGAGGCGCCCGGGACGGAGGTGATCATCCTCACCGCGTTCGCCACCACCGAGAACGCCATCCAGGCGATGAAGCTCGGCGCGTACGACTACGTGCTGAAGCCGTTCAAGGTCGAGGAGCTGAAGCTGGTGATCGAGAAGGCGCTCGAGCACCGCGGGCTCGTCGCCGAGAACCGGGTCCTCCGGCACAGGGTGGGCCGGCGCGGCGACGACGGGCAGGACGCCGAGCTCATCGGCCGGTCGCCTGCCATCGAGGAGGTCCGCGCCCTGGTGGAGAAGCTGGCGCGAACCCGCACCACCGTGCTCATCAGCGGCGAGAGCGGGACCGGCAAGGAGGTGGTGGCGCGCACCATCCACGCCCGCGCCGGGCATCGGCAGCCGTTCGTCGCCATCAACTGCGGGGCCATCCCCGAGGGCCTGATCGAGAGCGAGCTGTTCGGCCACGAGAAGGGCAGCTTCACCGGCGCGACCGAGGCGAAGGCCGGGCTGTTCGAGGTGGCCGGGGCGGGGACGCTGTTCCTGGACGAGGTGGGCGAGCTGCCGCCGCCGGTGCAGGTCAAGCTGCTGCGGGCCCTCCAGGAGCGGAAGCTCCGCCGAGTGGGCGGGAGCGCCGACCTGGGCTTCTCCGCGCGCATCGTGGCGGCCACCAACCGCGACCTCGCCGAGGAGGTCCGGACGGGCCGGTTCCGCGAGGACCTCTACTACCGGCTGAACGTCATCCAGCTCCGCATGCCCGCCCTGCGCGAGCGGCGCGAGGATCTGCCGCTGTTCGTCGAGCACTTCCTGGCCCGCTTCGCCGAGGAGCAGGGCCGGGCGCGACCCGCGCTGAGCCCGGAGGCGGAGCGCCTGCTGCTCGCCCACGGCTACCCGGGCAACGTGCGCGAGCTCGCGAACGTGGTGGAGCGCGCGCTCACGCTCTGCGACGGGGGCCGGATCCTCCCGGGCGACCTCCCGCACGCGCTCCGCGGCGCCGCCGCCCCGGCCCCCGCGGCCGGCGCGGCGCCCGCGCTCCCGGACGCGGGGATCGACCTCCAGGCGCACCTGGACGCGATCGAGCGCGCCCTGCTGGAGCAGGCCCTGGAGCGCACCGGCGGCGTGAAGACGGAGGCCGCGCGCGTGCTCTCGCTCAGCTTTCGCTCGCTGCGGTACCGCCTGGCCAAGTTCGGGATCGCCGGCCGCTGA
- a CDS encoding pilus assembly protein PilY: MRTRKPIAIALRAAGLAALTLLLTPGDTRSQTTCGDDAARNLMVSSLMDTWLNPPAGEDQQFITREDTTFPNIMFLLDTSGSMQRLPPDGPGSLGGSSQACTADSQCPARYSCTSGHCKPALPAGALIDDPASTTQQTAAFAAPRVVGCDDDPIFNATPNVGDNPMLASIRTRRFYTPCGTAATVSVGSPYAGHASVVTGGVDYAREYINCPYYTSSNNQQTGGLGFDPDFYSQSPSGTETTANGKPAFFGRDLVFHDANYVPVVTGEWNYERTNLDFRTNFGNGWTDNAVFPVRRSNNDPATIAEFCATQGSTPQGLRSRAEICQSCLEKKGWYYDGVILEDTNGDRFPSIWYTGNYLNFFPPKFLVARKTVKDVIAKRSRIRMALATFDYPNGWTLQRDFNPSCQMEFNTTSNFDSNRAAFVTAVNGVTSFQSGTPLAMSLFDVGRYYHSPGLPWFGPSWEKNTSSYESSSNDNQYSICYLCQTSSVVVLTDGEPSPASSSTSPNDGDRLPSGGTTLADTTSGKYAGATSTGIKDITSTDCPQCANFSGTAAWKDSLAKVAWYMHNMDLRDNAETTWDCKKNGGKQVLDTYTVGFATSQLPDAKTILHAAAEAGGGKFVPAENPQTLAEGLSYILEKINERATSFSVATVSTLQTTSGRAVIVPRFEPKNGTSRWRGHVLRFDLYSEFVNACDAKLDGTGTGDLDCDGSCTSVFLQDKSRTTGQSGDFITEDGAGNFVKSDPGTTPVCSQAPKCASVAGKSCSVASSAPANPWWDAGALLAGTGTSQKWKSRRVYTVVDDTGDGKIDGSDRVIRLEATDTAATAIMPYLGLGGGTVCNALATEFQNAGASTFAASVQGSTVDARTACTKAFIRLVLGADLFNSMKRTSYPPSSMDDLWDRDWVLGDVFHSSPVVVDPPLPRDGVICPNGLSNQCLQSLWDTPTKNGKDAYDGYAKSTTYKDRTKLVLVGANDGLLHAFHAGEWHGNPTPGTRNTVADDPSTTALDESLPPFNGYYDRGTGEELWAFLPPDMLAKLRLLIEPKHQFFVDGTAMVRDVWVDGTGNSVGIGIRNDIKEAGEYHTVAVVGERRGGTHYFALDVTDATGSTDVPEFLWIYPQPNDPETLDFAESYDDFLPRAPPIGPVRLEADSATGAANTDTPRMSVGTGEVAYHERWVVFLNGGFDPQYVRGRGVHMVDVWTGKEVFDFSYDASHAVKQYLRFPVPAVVGMVGWGGGARRASGETNDYFFDTATFGDAGGQLWALRFHRPGKIGTSGKVENWYGGRIFQMGTQNQDCRFCGGQPFFYMTANIPLPSNGAYRVFAGTGDRYNLLDKDGGTCGPDNIRACVLRGCKVEMPLDATATDPMGGNLFESYGLGGIKRGLSHSTCGTSTNVLTASGSETAGPGCAAAGATVVSARAQIKIWCPQPSSTTAVPSTEKKMTASCTFNADGYDCRPGIETRGAEVALDGQISRGNFFYSLLVFDETGPRAPFDSATAAATYDGARLWLNQTGVDVSYGFSGSASSGLVTISARATNPSPLADASSPGWAIYYNQGPTVAADGYTYNVYWADERTSSGTSTLGDIYWNTVQRASGTIDATSCVHGSEKPVSKCGTTEARRIATKYGANIETGGLPSRFKDENGNVVRSMKAALLVPTQADQPTVFVNQAGQIAVGLTAVNPERGATNVGMTDPIDPTMDFGFMEVSEPLHACRHAATSDAASCE, translated from the coding sequence ATGCGCACCCGCAAGCCCATCGCGATCGCCCTTCGCGCCGCCGGCCTCGCCGCCCTGACGCTGCTGCTCACCCCCGGCGACACCCGCTCGCAGACCACCTGCGGCGACGACGCCGCGCGCAACCTGATGGTCTCGAGCCTGATGGACACCTGGCTCAACCCGCCCGCGGGCGAGGACCAGCAGTTCATCACGCGCGAGGACACCACCTTCCCCAACATCATGTTCCTGCTGGACACGTCCGGCTCGATGCAGCGCCTCCCGCCCGACGGCCCCGGGTCGCTCGGCGGCTCGAGCCAGGCGTGCACCGCGGACTCGCAGTGTCCGGCGCGGTACTCCTGCACCAGCGGGCACTGCAAGCCCGCGCTCCCCGCCGGCGCCCTCATCGACGACCCGGCCAGCACCACCCAGCAGACCGCCGCCTTCGCCGCGCCGCGCGTGGTGGGGTGCGACGACGACCCGATCTTCAACGCCACGCCGAACGTGGGCGACAACCCGATGCTGGCGTCGATCCGCACGCGCCGCTTCTACACGCCCTGCGGCACCGCCGCGACGGTGTCGGTCGGCAGCCCGTACGCCGGTCACGCCAGCGTGGTCACGGGCGGCGTGGACTACGCGCGCGAGTACATCAACTGTCCGTACTACACCTCGTCCAACAACCAGCAGACCGGCGGGCTCGGCTTCGATCCGGACTTCTACTCCCAGTCGCCGAGCGGGACCGAGACCACCGCGAACGGAAAGCCGGCGTTCTTCGGCCGCGACCTGGTGTTCCACGACGCCAACTACGTCCCGGTGGTCACGGGCGAGTGGAACTACGAGCGGACGAACCTGGACTTCCGGACCAACTTCGGCAACGGCTGGACCGACAACGCGGTGTTCCCGGTCCGCAGGTCGAACAACGACCCCGCGACCATCGCCGAGTTCTGCGCGACGCAGGGGAGCACGCCCCAGGGCCTGCGCAGCCGCGCCGAGATCTGCCAGTCCTGCCTCGAGAAGAAGGGCTGGTACTACGACGGGGTCATCCTCGAGGACACCAACGGCGATCGGTTCCCGTCCATCTGGTACACGGGCAACTACCTCAACTTCTTCCCGCCCAAGTTCCTGGTGGCGCGCAAGACCGTCAAGGACGTGATCGCGAAGCGCAGCCGGATCCGCATGGCGCTCGCGACCTTCGATTATCCGAACGGCTGGACGCTCCAGAGGGACTTCAACCCGAGCTGCCAGATGGAGTTCAACACCACCTCCAACTTCGACAGCAACCGGGCCGCGTTCGTGACCGCGGTGAACGGCGTCACCAGCTTCCAGAGCGGCACGCCGCTCGCCATGTCGCTGTTCGACGTGGGCCGCTACTACCACTCGCCGGGCCTCCCCTGGTTCGGGCCGAGCTGGGAGAAGAACACCTCCTCCTACGAGTCCTCGTCGAACGACAACCAGTACTCCATCTGCTACCTGTGCCAGACCTCGTCGGTGGTCGTCCTCACCGACGGCGAGCCGTCCCCCGCCAGCTCGTCGACGTCCCCCAACGACGGCGATCGGCTCCCCTCAGGCGGCACCACGCTCGCCGACACCACCAGCGGCAAGTACGCGGGCGCGACCTCCACCGGCATCAAGGACATCACCTCCACCGACTGCCCGCAGTGCGCGAACTTCAGCGGCACGGCCGCATGGAAGGACAGCCTCGCCAAGGTCGCCTGGTACATGCACAACATGGACCTTCGCGACAACGCCGAGACCACCTGGGACTGCAAGAAGAACGGCGGGAAGCAGGTCCTCGACACGTACACGGTCGGCTTCGCCACCAGCCAGCTCCCGGACGCGAAGACCATCCTGCACGCGGCCGCCGAGGCGGGCGGCGGCAAGTTCGTTCCGGCCGAGAACCCGCAGACCCTCGCCGAGGGGCTCAGCTACATCCTCGAGAAGATCAACGAGCGCGCCACCTCCTTCTCGGTCGCGACCGTCTCCACCCTCCAGACCACGTCCGGCCGCGCGGTGATCGTGCCCCGCTTCGAGCCGAAGAACGGCACCAGCCGCTGGCGCGGCCACGTGCTCCGCTTCGATCTCTACAGCGAGTTCGTGAACGCCTGCGACGCGAAGCTCGACGGCACCGGGACCGGCGACCTCGACTGCGACGGCTCGTGCACGAGCGTGTTCCTCCAGGACAAGTCCAGGACCACCGGGCAGTCCGGTGACTTCATCACCGAGGACGGCGCAGGCAACTTCGTGAAGTCCGACCCGGGCACCACGCCGGTGTGCTCGCAGGCCCCGAAGTGCGCCAGCGTGGCCGGGAAGAGCTGCTCGGTGGCGAGCAGCGCGCCGGCCAACCCGTGGTGGGACGCGGGCGCTCTGCTGGCCGGCACCGGCACCTCGCAGAAGTGGAAGTCGCGCCGCGTGTACACGGTGGTGGACGACACCGGCGACGGCAAGATCGACGGGAGCGATCGCGTGATCCGGCTCGAGGCGACCGACACCGCCGCCACGGCGATCATGCCGTACCTCGGGCTCGGCGGCGGGACCGTGTGCAACGCGCTCGCGACCGAGTTCCAGAACGCGGGCGCGTCGACGTTCGCCGCGAGCGTGCAGGGCTCCACCGTCGACGCGCGCACCGCCTGCACCAAGGCCTTCATCCGTCTCGTGCTCGGCGCCGACCTCTTCAACTCGATGAAGCGCACGTCATACCCGCCGTCCTCCATGGACGACCTGTGGGACCGCGACTGGGTGCTTGGGGACGTCTTCCACTCGTCGCCGGTGGTGGTCGACCCGCCGCTCCCCCGCGACGGCGTGATCTGCCCGAACGGCCTCTCGAACCAGTGCCTGCAGTCGCTCTGGGACACCCCCACCAAGAACGGAAAGGACGCGTACGACGGGTACGCGAAGAGCACGACCTACAAGGACCGGACCAAGCTCGTGCTGGTGGGCGCGAACGACGGCCTCCTCCATGCGTTCCACGCGGGCGAGTGGCACGGGAACCCGACCCCGGGGACGCGCAACACCGTCGCCGACGACCCGTCCACCACCGCGCTCGACGAGTCGCTGCCGCCGTTCAACGGCTACTACGACCGCGGCACCGGCGAAGAGCTGTGGGCCTTCCTGCCGCCCGACATGCTCGCGAAGCTGCGCCTGCTCATCGAGCCGAAGCACCAGTTCTTCGTCGACGGCACCGCCATGGTGCGCGACGTCTGGGTCGACGGCACCGGGAACTCGGTGGGGATCGGGATCCGGAACGACATCAAGGAGGCGGGCGAGTACCACACGGTGGCGGTGGTCGGCGAGCGGCGCGGCGGCACGCACTACTTCGCGCTGGACGTGACCGACGCGACCGGAAGCACGGACGTGCCGGAGTTCCTCTGGATCTACCCGCAGCCGAACGATCCCGAGACGCTGGACTTCGCCGAGAGCTACGACGACTTCCTGCCGCGTGCTCCACCCATCGGCCCGGTGCGGCTCGAGGCCGATTCCGCCACGGGTGCCGCCAACACCGACACGCCACGGATGAGCGTGGGGACGGGCGAGGTCGCCTATCACGAGCGCTGGGTCGTCTTCCTGAACGGCGGGTTCGACCCGCAGTACGTCCGTGGCCGCGGCGTCCACATGGTGGACGTCTGGACCGGCAAGGAGGTCTTCGACTTCTCCTACGACGCGAGCCACGCGGTGAAGCAGTACCTCCGCTTCCCGGTCCCGGCGGTGGTGGGCATGGTCGGCTGGGGCGGCGGCGCCCGGCGCGCTTCCGGCGAGACCAACGACTACTTCTTCGACACCGCCACGTTCGGCGACGCCGGCGGCCAGCTCTGGGCGCTGCGCTTCCACCGCCCCGGCAAGATCGGCACGAGCGGCAAGGTGGAGAACTGGTACGGCGGACGGATCTTCCAGATGGGCACGCAGAACCAGGACTGCCGGTTCTGCGGCGGCCAGCCGTTCTTCTACATGACCGCCAACATCCCCCTGCCCTCGAACGGCGCCTACCGCGTCTTCGCGGGCACCGGCGACCGCTACAACCTGCTCGACAAGGACGGCGGCACCTGCGGCCCCGACAACATCCGCGCCTGCGTCCTGCGCGGCTGCAAGGTCGAGATGCCGCTGGATGCGACGGCGACCGATCCCATGGGCGGCAACCTGTTCGAGAGCTACGGCCTCGGCGGGATCAAGCGAGGCCTCTCGCACTCCACCTGCGGGACGAGCACCAACGTCCTCACCGCGAGCGGCAGCGAGACCGCGGGCCCCGGCTGTGCGGCCGCGGGCGCGACGGTGGTGAGCGCGCGGGCCCAGATCAAGATCTGGTGCCCGCAGCCGAGCAGCACGACGGCGGTGCCGAGCACCGAGAAGAAGATGACCGCCAGCTGCACGTTCAACGCGGACGGCTACGACTGCCGCCCCGGCATCGAGACCCGCGGCGCCGAGGTCGCCCTCGACGGCCAGATCAGCCGGGGCAACTTCTTCTACTCGCTGCTCGTGTTCGACGAGACCGGCCCGCGCGCGCCGTTCGACAGCGCCACGGCGGCGGCGACGTACGACGGCGCGCGCCTGTGGCTCAACCAGACCGGCGTCGATGTGTCCTACGGCTTCTCCGGGTCGGCGAGCAGCGGGCTCGTCACCATCTCGGCGCGGGCCACGAACCCGAGCCCGCTCGCAGACGCGAGCTCGCCCGGCTGGGCGATCTACTACAACCAGGGGCCGACGGTGGCGGCGGACGGCTACACGTACAACGTGTACTGGGCCGACGAGCGGACGTCGTCGGGCACCTCCACCCTCGGCGACATCTACTGGAACACCGTGCAGCGCGCCTCCGGAACGATCGACGCCACCTCGTGCGTGCACGGCTCGGAGAAGCCGGTCTCGAAGTGCGGCACCACCGAGGCCCGGCGCATCGCGACGAAGTACGGCGCCAACATCGAGACCGGCGGGCTGCCGTCGCGGTTCAAGGACGAGAACGGCAACGTGGTCCGCTCGATGAAGGCCGCCCTGCTGGTCCCGACCCAGGCCGACCAGCCCACCGTCTTCGTCAACCAGGCCGGCCAGATCGCGGTGGGCCTCACCGCCGTGAACCCGGAGCGCGGCGCGACGAACGTCGGCATGACCGACCCGATCGACCCGACCATGGACTTCGGGTTCATGGAGGTGAGCGAGCCGCTGCACGCGTGCCGGCACGCGGCCACCTCCGACGCGGCCAGCTGCGAGTGA
- a CDS encoding pilus assembly PilX family protein, translating into MSLSRPLPRRASGSTLILTVILLMVLAVIGVAAVSLGSQERINASGKTQRDQLYACAAAARLQIWAELARYGRGYLESGNVAGSVTLPDGTVLTAPSHYDSAADVTVSSVVLKNTVTTASTPTATDLTNSFNFMQGLNTATGYTVVAKCKDRRGRPLEVEFVTAIIL; encoded by the coding sequence ATGTCCCTCTCACGTCCCCTGCCCCGCCGCGCGAGCGGCTCCACCCTCATCCTCACCGTGATCCTGCTGATGGTGCTGGCGGTGATCGGCGTGGCCGCGGTCTCGCTCGGCTCGCAGGAGCGCATCAACGCGTCCGGCAAGACGCAGCGCGACCAGCTGTACGCGTGTGCCGCGGCGGCCCGCCTGCAGATCTGGGCAGAGCTGGCCCGCTACGGCCGCGGCTACCTGGAGTCCGGCAACGTGGCCGGGTCCGTGACCCTGCCCGACGGCACCGTGCTCACCGCGCCCTCGCACTACGACAGCGCCGCGGACGTGACCGTCAGCTCGGTCGTGCTCAAGAACACCGTGACGACGGCGTCCACCCCGACCGCCACCGACCTCACCAACTCGTTCAACTTCATGCAGGGCCTGAACACCGCGACCGGCTACACGGTGGTCGCGAAGTGCAAGGACCGGCGCGGCCGCCCGCTCGAGGTCGAGTTCGTGACGGCCATCATCCTGTAG
- a CDS encoding prepilin-type N-terminal cleavage/methylation domain-containing protein, producing MTRSRRGFTLIELMIATGVTAIVLAAVIAASSSQQRAFFGGQKQRATQGNARAALLYLEQKLPLAGWGLDGSLALDFQFYAPGFCPTEMTCPVERDSVSDADELVFYARNPAYWVPAEGQAGALRGNAWTFVALPDATHATLAARAGDDFLRGQILQVVCPGELRYAYFTVKTRTPVTSAGNVDVELEDVVLADPFRRQDVATGMAGCRTFLVDRYRFHVRPVASADGTFDPYLVLDRGLDVAGAADGSPDGAVNEKDEVIVAEGIEAFQVAYVFANPAIAPAGATAGTAIALGEANDDQSVLTDGAIVPTKFSGSATATTKAAYTPSSFYSYRYSDPIRQTKHQANIRAVRIAMVARSPQPDPSAHATFAVDSSFALLNQSGAPDWVTSAPKIANGTDGFQRTRVEAVVNLPNMTVRSITGF from the coding sequence ATGACTCGCTCTCGTCGTGGTTTCACGCTCATCGAGCTCATGATCGCCACCGGCGTCACGGCCATCGTGCTCGCCGCCGTCATCGCCGCGTCCAGCTCGCAGCAGCGCGCGTTCTTCGGCGGCCAGAAGCAGCGCGCCACGCAGGGGAACGCCCGCGCCGCGCTGCTCTACCTCGAGCAGAAGCTCCCGCTCGCCGGCTGGGGACTCGACGGCTCCCTCGCGCTCGACTTCCAGTTCTATGCGCCCGGCTTCTGCCCCACGGAGATGACCTGCCCGGTCGAGCGGGACAGCGTCTCGGACGCCGACGAGCTCGTGTTCTACGCGCGCAACCCGGCGTACTGGGTACCGGCGGAAGGGCAAGCCGGCGCGCTGCGCGGGAACGCGTGGACCTTCGTCGCGCTGCCCGACGCAACGCACGCCACCCTGGCGGCGCGCGCCGGCGACGACTTCCTCCGGGGACAGATCCTCCAGGTCGTCTGCCCCGGCGAGCTCCGCTACGCCTACTTCACCGTCAAGACCCGCACGCCGGTCACTTCCGCGGGGAACGTCGACGTGGAGCTCGAGGACGTGGTCCTGGCCGATCCGTTCCGCCGCCAGGACGTCGCGACCGGCATGGCCGGGTGCCGCACGTTCCTGGTGGATCGCTACCGCTTCCACGTGCGGCCGGTCGCGAGCGCCGATGGTACCTTCGACCCCTACCTGGTGCTGGATCGCGGCCTGGACGTCGCGGGCGCCGCGGACGGCTCCCCGGACGGCGCGGTGAACGAGAAGGACGAGGTGATCGTGGCGGAGGGGATCGAGGCGTTCCAGGTCGCCTACGTGTTCGCGAACCCGGCGATCGCCCCCGCCGGCGCGACCGCCGGGACGGCGATCGCGCTCGGGGAAGCAAACGACGATCAGAGCGTGCTCACGGACGGCGCCATCGTACCGACCAAGTTCTCCGGGTCGGCGACGGCCACCACGAAGGCCGCGTACACGCCCTCCAGCTTCTACTCGTATCGGTACTCGGATCCCATCCGTCAGACGAAGCACCAGGCGAACATCCGAGCGGTGCGGATCGCGATGGTCGCCCGGTCGCCGCAGCCGGATCCTTCGGCCCACGCGACCTTCGCCGTCGATTCGTCCTTCGCGCTGCTGAACCAGTCCGGCGCACCGGACTGGGTGACGAGCGCGCCGAAGATCGCGAACGGTACCGACGGCTTCCAGCGCACGCGGGTCGAGGCCGTGGTGAACCTTCCCAACATGACCGTCCGGTCCATCACCGGGTTCTAG
- a CDS encoding prepilin-type N-terminal cleavage/methylation domain-containing protein encodes MPHGVAPPPYMQSLSNPASVVGRGSRSSHETAEFPLPCATPWQAGGLLPPKAMNARFRGFTLLELAIVIAIVAALAAVAGSRFVAAQRNAGSASAAFDLGMRLQALKTQALNEQQDIVAVLVNADDLTGAGCGLLAQASCVRLFILKRPEPTWTLAAFDPASPASAAQLEEVVALPRWQAFDLGQAGSASEAPFEQVKVFDPAVDAGGRVAIRFGADGEVRPVYAGTSRPRLGGMAFALTTSAEMNAGQRRRLVVSFPTGIVKVATY; translated from the coding sequence ATGCCGCACGGCGTCGCCCCGCCCCCCTACATGCAAAGTTTGTCGAATCCTGCATCGGTTGTCGGCCGCGGCTCGCGCAGCTCACATGAAACCGCTGAATTCCCGTTGCCTTGCGCCACGCCCTGGCAGGCAGGCGGCTTGCTTCCACCGAAGGCCATGAACGCGAGATTCCGCGGCTTCACGCTCCTCGAGCTCGCCATCGTGATCGCCATCGTGGCCGCCCTCGCCGCGGTGGCCGGCTCCAGGTTCGTCGCCGCGCAGCGAAACGCGGGTTCGGCGTCCGCGGCTTTCGACCTCGGCATGCGCCTCCAGGCGCTGAAGACCCAGGCGCTCAACGAGCAGCAGGACATCGTTGCCGTCCTCGTGAACGCGGACGATCTCACCGGCGCCGGCTGCGGCCTGCTCGCGCAGGCGAGCTGCGTCCGCCTCTTCATCCTGAAGCGCCCGGAGCCTACCTGGACGCTGGCGGCCTTCGATCCGGCGTCGCCGGCCAGCGCCGCCCAGCTCGAGGAGGTGGTCGCGCTGCCGCGATGGCAGGCGTTCGACCTTGGGCAGGCGGGGTCTGCCTCGGAGGCGCCGTTCGAGCAGGTGAAGGTCTTCGACCCGGCGGTCGACGCCGGCGGGCGCGTCGCGATCCGCTTCGGCGCCGATGGCGAGGTCCGACCGGTCTACGCGGGCACGTCGCGGCCGCGCCTCGGCGGGATGGCGTTCGCGCTCACGACGTCTGCCGAGATGAATGCCGGGCAGCGGCGCCGGCTGGTGGTGTCGTTCCCGACCGGAATCGTCAAGGTCGCGACGTACTAG
- a CDS encoding tetratricopeptide repeat protein: MTHAGDAPDARVGGTIRPSAHLAAVVAVILLGLAAYANAWHSAFVFDDVDHVRDNPIVRNPSAFGWNGGGWRALPSRSIAYLSFALNYRFGGSDPVGFHAVNVAMHLLTATLVYALVIAAFRTPRLARSALAAQASTVGLVAAALFVAHPLQTQAVTYVVQRMTSLAALFYLGAVALYARWRLMDATRHRWGRPAAYAGMLACAVLAMRTKEIAFTLPFAIALYELTFFEPDGRRLRRLWPILTTAAIIPLTVLLTATAGGGADVASTTLAATRVQTDLSRLEYLITQIPVVVTYLFLLLVPVGQNIDHDYPIYRSFFAPEVRSGLAVLAAAACAGAWAYARTSGKARSPADPAARLVGFCVAWWFLTLAVESSVIPIVDVINEHRVYLPSVGFFVAAAIGILLAARRAVGADVAPRAAALAGIGLACVFAVATLARNRVWSSDVALWTDAAAKSPNKMRPNLNLGTALVEAGRFREAEAPLRRAALLDPASALPHVQLAGVLLTQRRGAEAEAELRSALRLAPRDPDATFNLAMLLSGSNRSDEARPLFSRFLEIAPASYGRARRIAADRLASH; the protein is encoded by the coding sequence TTGACGCACGCCGGCGACGCGCCGGACGCCCGCGTCGGCGGGACCATCCGACCCTCCGCCCACCTCGCCGCCGTCGTCGCGGTGATCCTGCTGGGCCTCGCCGCCTACGCGAACGCCTGGCACAGTGCGTTCGTGTTCGATGATGTCGATCACGTCCGCGACAACCCGATCGTTCGGAACCCCTCGGCCTTCGGCTGGAACGGCGGTGGATGGCGTGCGCTCCCGAGCCGCAGCATCGCCTACCTGTCGTTCGCGCTGAACTACCGGTTCGGCGGGAGTGACCCGGTCGGCTTTCACGCGGTGAACGTCGCAATGCACCTGCTCACGGCGACGCTGGTGTACGCGCTGGTGATCGCCGCGTTCCGTACGCCGCGCCTCGCGCGATCGGCCCTGGCGGCCCAGGCGAGCACGGTCGGCCTCGTCGCCGCGGCGCTCTTCGTCGCGCACCCGCTGCAGACCCAGGCGGTTACCTACGTCGTCCAGCGGATGACCTCGCTGGCTGCGCTATTCTACCTAGGCGCCGTGGCTCTCTACGCGCGCTGGCGGCTGATGGACGCGACGCGGCACCGCTGGGGCCGCCCGGCCGCATACGCCGGGATGCTCGCGTGCGCGGTGCTCGCGATGAGGACGAAGGAGATCGCGTTCACGCTGCCCTTCGCGATCGCCCTGTACGAGCTCACGTTCTTCGAGCCGGACGGCCGGCGGCTCCGGCGCCTCTGGCCCATCCTCACCACCGCGGCGATCATTCCACTCACGGTCCTCCTCACCGCGACAGCGGGCGGTGGCGCGGACGTGGCGAGCACCACGCTCGCCGCCACGCGCGTGCAGACCGATCTCAGCCGCCTCGAGTACCTGATCACGCAGATACCCGTGGTGGTCACCTACCTGTTCCTGCTGCTCGTGCCGGTCGGGCAGAACATCGACCACGATTACCCGATCTACCGGTCGTTCTTCGCCCCCGAGGTACGCTCCGGGCTGGCGGTCCTCGCCGCGGCCGCGTGCGCCGGAGCGTGGGCGTACGCGCGGACCTCGGGGAAGGCGCGCAGCCCGGCGGATCCCGCGGCCCGGCTGGTGGGGTTCTGCGTCGCGTGGTGGTTCCTGACGCTCGCCGTCGAGTCGAGCGTCATCCCCATCGTGGACGTGATCAACGAGCACCGCGTCTACCTGCCCTCCGTCGGCTTCTTCGTCGCTGCCGCGATCGGGATCCTGCTCGCCGCGCGCCGGGCAGTCGGGGCAGACGTCGCGCCGCGTGCCGCCGCACTGGCGGGGATCGGCCTGGCCTGCGTCTTCGCGGTCGCCACCCTGGCCCGGAATCGCGTCTGGTCGAGCGACGTGGCGCTCTGGACTGATGCAGCCGCGAAGTCCCCGAACAAGATGCGGCCCAACCTGAACCTCGGGACCGCGCTGGTCGAGGCGGGGCGGTTTCGCGAGGCCGAAGCGCCGCTCCGTCGAGCCGCGCTGCTGGATCCCGCGTCGGCGCTCCCGCACGTGCAGCTCGCGGGCGTGCTCCTGACGCAGCGGCGCGGTGCCGAGGCGGAGGCGGAGCTGCGCTCGGCGCTCCGCCTCGCCCCTCGCGATCCGGACGCCACCTTCAACCTCGCGATGCTGCTGTCCGGGTCGAACCGCTCGGACGAGGCGAGGCCGCTGTTCAGCCGGTTCCTCGAGATCGCGCCCGCCTCGTACGGGCGAGCGCGGCGGATCGCCGCCGATCGGCTCGCCTCGCATTGA